A stretch of the Leguminivora glycinivorella isolate SPB_JAAS2020 chromosome 2, LegGlyc_1.1, whole genome shotgun sequence genome encodes the following:
- the LOC125240571 gene encoding uncharacterized protein LOC125240571, producing the protein MHCIWKLAFVLSVLYLVENNASSIRIEDVSTKDVPVPKDDKNLEVEPEIPEVLEVDAVANKIEETSTRQCVEIGSFCINHSECCSNTCLGYRRRCVSGSG; encoded by the exons ATGCATTGCATTTGGAAACTTGCTTTTGTCCTCTCCGTGCTTTACCTAGTTGAAAATAATGCAAGTTCTATAAGAATAGAAGACGTTTCTACTAAAGATGTTCCTGTGCCGAAAGATGACAAAAACTTGGAAGTAGAACCGGAGATTCCTGAGGTGCTGGAAGTAGACGCTGTAGCTAATAAGATAGAAGAGACTAGCACTCGACAATGTGTTGAAATCGGATCTTTC TGCATCAACCACTCGGAATGTTGTTCTAACACCTGCCTGGGATACAGGAGACGATGCGTCTCCGGTTCCGGATAG